The Geobacillus stearothermophilus ATCC 12980 genome contains a region encoding:
- a CDS encoding nicotinate phosphoribosyltransferase produces MKTYADDSLMLHTDLYQINMVETYWEDRMHERRAVFEVFFRKLPFGNGYAVFAGLERVIQFLQQFRFSDSDIDYLRQELGYRDDFLDYLRTLRFTGTVRSMREGEVVFANEPIMRIEAPLAEAQLIETAILNIINFQTLIATKASRIKHILGDEPALEFGSRRAQEMDAALWGARAAYIGGIEATSNVRAGKLFGIPVAGTHAHSMIQAYQDEYTAFLKYARRHKDCVFLVDTYDTLKSGVPNAIRVAKELGDQINFIGIRIDSGDLAYLSKEARKMLDEAGFPNAKIFASNDLDEDTILNLKSQGAKIDVWGIGTKLITAYDQPALGAVYKMVAIENERGEMVDTIKISGNPEKVTTPGLKRVYRIVNKINHKAEGDYIALESENPQQEERLKMFHPVYTFISKFVTNFEARDLHVTIFDNGRLVYTSPPLPDIQAYAKESLRLFWEEYKRTLNPEQYPVDLSQACWDNKMENIRKVKEKIAGASLSE; encoded by the coding sequence ATGAAGACATATGCTGATGACAGCTTGATGCTTCATACGGACTTATATCAAATCAATATGGTCGAGACGTATTGGGAAGATCGTATGCATGAGCGCCGCGCTGTGTTTGAAGTGTTTTTCCGCAAGCTGCCGTTTGGCAACGGCTATGCGGTGTTCGCTGGGTTGGAGCGCGTCATTCAGTTTTTGCAGCAGTTCCGATTTTCTGACAGCGACATCGACTATTTGCGCCAAGAACTTGGCTACCGCGACGACTTTTTAGACTATTTGCGGACGCTTCGCTTCACCGGCACGGTCCGTTCGATGCGCGAAGGGGAAGTGGTGTTTGCCAATGAACCGATTATGCGCATCGAGGCGCCGCTCGCCGAGGCGCAGCTCATCGAAACGGCTATTTTAAACATTATCAATTTCCAGACGCTCATCGCCACGAAAGCGTCGCGCATTAAGCATATTCTCGGGGATGAGCCGGCCTTGGAGTTCGGCAGCCGGCGGGCGCAGGAGATGGATGCGGCGCTTTGGGGCGCGCGCGCAGCGTATATCGGCGGGATTGAGGCGACATCAAACGTGCGTGCCGGGAAGCTGTTTGGCATTCCGGTCGCCGGAACGCACGCCCATTCAATGATTCAAGCGTATCAGGATGAATACACGGCCTTTTTGAAGTATGCACGCCGCCATAAAGACTGTGTCTTTCTTGTCGATACGTACGATACGTTGAAGTCGGGGGTGCCAAACGCCATTCGCGTCGCGAAGGAGCTGGGCGACCAAATCAACTTTATCGGCATCCGCATCGACAGCGGCGATTTGGCCTATTTGTCGAAAGAAGCGCGGAAAATGCTCGATGAAGCCGGATTTCCGAACGCGAAAATTTTCGCCTCAAACGATTTGGACGAAGATACGATTTTAAACTTGAAGTCGCAAGGGGCGAAAATCGATGTGTGGGGGATCGGCACCAAACTCATTACGGCGTACGATCAGCCGGCGCTCGGCGCCGTGTACAAAATGGTGGCGATCGAAAACGAACGCGGTGAGATGGTCGATACGATCAAAATCAGCGGCAATCCGGAAAAAGTGACGACGCCGGGGCTGAAGCGGGTGTACCGCATCGTCAACAAAATCAACCATAAAGCGGAAGGCGACTACATCGCCTTAGAGAGCGAAAACCCGCAGCAAGAAGAGCGGTTGAAAATGTTCCATCCGGTGTACACGTTCATCAGCAAATTCGTCACCAATTTCGAAGCGCGTGACTTGCATGTGACGATCTTCGACAACGGCCGGCTCGTGTATACGTCGCCGCCGCTTCCGGACATTCAAGCGTACGCAAAAGAAAGCTTGCGCTTGTTTTGGGAGGAGTACAAACGGACGCTCAATCCCGAGCAATATCCCGTTGATTTGAGCCAAGCGTGTTGGGACAATAAGATGGAAAACATCCGCAAGGTGAAAGAAAAAATTGCAGGCGCATCTTTAAGTGAATAA
- a CDS encoding bacteriocin-processing peptidase family protein, whose amino-acid sequence MNHIKPIALLVEEKRIVDALAQVRPHLENMGLFQWRPLMASWDEIEPFRTLVRLFDYALMYRHSGLVARYAHRKFNTLQTLAWLCDEWLDQRRPLDVEEALTPRLTAALDGRVEEPREAIARAAFALVRALLDMQRIDEAHEWMDVVARYETAPMHDKWGYFYIETGDRKRAEQVICAGLDDPERGDMCYLLLADLYALDGRHREALAVLEEGKQRFPQVLAFYAERVRRLRDVRAYREALAAMEELDRLNPLHMHRRYFAHLRAELYYQLEEWEKLESLVKAEPQLEKTPYARALGRQGKRSVALPLVPVVQKHNYCVPASLEMMLRLLGSPRTQDEVAEHIFDVRGSKLSTTVHYLEDIGFVCRFFIGTLPRWKRLIDEGVPVLLSVDYEQSSHVQVLFGYDERLEAFYVQDPNLFDPFVVSKDELAKWYAGTHYLSIVALPREKAALAAELPEEEDRYFRELHALAEKMDEDEQAHFAAFVAFLRQHEHIPYTWLYVMKHFGIDEAKPLVLEYTERVLNEYPEHNDLLLMAAKAYVYTQEMEKAEEVLKRVKGKAQSPLYHYLRGRIAFFASRYEEAARYFRTSLQLDPDQPEVWSYFGLASAYAGHIEKGLISSRVAVSLYPGDLFIETNHGVLLFHAKRFAEARDWFDRLVRRERRDAQLWYERACCDRELGRRRKAERGFCVAKALDPQEPYPYLMLADLYDDDGDREKAKAVLEEGLAAAWRLAPLYVRLGDLYMEEGEAEQAVSCYEEAIRHDSDDVFAHLGLAAALAERGDVEAARRYVIKQRTRFANNSEYWLNAGRWLVAHGFADEGEGRETALSWLEEGLRLAEFEAEEAYEFYLDQLATPSLEERGRAFLEQLVSARPTLASAHSALGALYERQGRPSKAMAFYREAAAMGHALSLFRLAELCASLGRHEEAKQQYEACLKADPSFVLCHFRLASLYEAEENEERQHAHLLQAVRLAPKRIDMEQLAAIAEPSALLRALADARPHAGEVWYYDSLGYVYGALERRDQEKAAVEKALALDPDHPEVLRHWAMVLIAEGSQKEAAKLLEQLMVRHPDDESLYPLYVALFPKTMRGLGKLRHRLERLKASREAKSVMYRNTASALFPYFGEEKGGHDEPVRWWTKAKEWVGTVVLFSIVTDFYDEAIRLNRSDAEAYRRLARLYAALELDSDAVKTWRKALARVWDPSLAQEFVEYLLAADEERKREEAKRWLERLLADDPDDVDLRVLQAVVWLQEGQREKAERQLEETVAEEPLAREALMLLGEHYMETGRYQEAAALWERYADWYPEDEEFHMQLAAVYEEAGRIDQALATIERCVHMANDARLRYERARYLALLGRFDEAKEELRAALAADESGELAVLAADEPAFHRLERM is encoded by the coding sequence ATGAATCATATCAAACCGATCGCATTGCTCGTTGAAGAAAAACGAATCGTGGATGCCCTTGCCCAGGTGCGGCCGCATTTAGAAAATATGGGATTGTTTCAATGGCGGCCGCTCATGGCTTCGTGGGACGAGATCGAACCGTTTCGGACGCTTGTCCGCCTGTTCGACTACGCGCTTATGTACCGGCATAGCGGGCTTGTCGCCCGGTACGCCCACCGGAAGTTCAACACGCTGCAGACGCTCGCGTGGTTGTGCGACGAATGGCTCGATCAACGCCGGCCGCTCGATGTGGAAGAGGCGCTCACTCCGCGCCTGACCGCCGCGCTCGATGGCCGGGTGGAGGAGCCGAGGGAAGCGATCGCCCGGGCGGCGTTTGCGTTGGTGCGCGCTTTATTGGATATGCAGCGGATCGATGAGGCGCACGAATGGATGGATGTGGTTGCCCGCTATGAGACGGCGCCGATGCATGACAAGTGGGGCTATTTTTATATCGAGACCGGCGACCGGAAGCGCGCCGAACAGGTGATTTGCGCCGGTCTCGATGACCCGGAGCGCGGCGATATGTGCTATTTGCTTCTTGCCGATTTGTATGCGCTCGATGGCCGCCACCGCGAGGCGCTTGCCGTTTTGGAAGAAGGAAAGCAGCGTTTTCCGCAAGTGTTAGCGTTTTACGCTGAGCGCGTGCGCCGCCTGCGCGATGTGCGCGCCTACCGCGAGGCGCTCGCGGCGATGGAGGAACTTGACCGCCTGAATCCGCTTCATATGCATCGCCGTTATTTCGCCCATTTGCGCGCCGAACTGTATTACCAGCTTGAGGAATGGGAGAAGCTTGAATCGCTTGTGAAAGCGGAGCCGCAGCTTGAAAAAACGCCGTACGCCCGCGCGCTTGGGCGGCAAGGGAAACGGTCGGTGGCGCTGCCGCTTGTGCCGGTCGTGCAAAAGCACAACTATTGCGTGCCGGCGAGTCTGGAAATGATGCTTCGATTGCTTGGTTCCCCCCGCACGCAGGATGAAGTGGCCGAACATATTTTTGATGTGCGCGGATCGAAGCTGTCCACGACCGTACATTATTTGGAAGATATTGGATTTGTTTGCCGCTTTTTCATCGGCACGCTGCCGCGCTGGAAGCGGCTCATTGATGAGGGCGTTCCGGTGCTGTTAAGCGTCGATTACGAACAGTCATCACACGTCCAAGTGCTGTTTGGCTATGACGAACGGCTCGAGGCGTTTTATGTGCAAGACCCGAATCTGTTTGATCCGTTTGTCGTTTCCAAGGACGAGCTTGCCAAGTGGTATGCAGGGACGCATTATTTGTCGATTGTGGCGCTTCCCCGGGAAAAAGCGGCGCTCGCCGCCGAGCTTCCGGAGGAGGAGGACCGCTATTTCCGTGAGCTGCACGCGTTGGCTGAAAAGATGGACGAGGACGAACAGGCGCATTTCGCCGCCTTTGTCGCCTTTTTGCGCCAGCATGAGCACATCCCGTACACATGGCTGTATGTCATGAAGCATTTCGGCATCGACGAGGCGAAGCCGCTTGTATTGGAGTATACGGAACGAGTCTTGAACGAGTATCCGGAACATAACGACTTGCTGCTGATGGCGGCGAAAGCGTATGTCTACACGCAAGAAATGGAGAAGGCTGAAGAGGTGCTCAAACGGGTGAAAGGAAAGGCACAAAGCCCGCTCTACCATTATTTGCGCGGCCGAATCGCCTTTTTTGCCAGCCGCTATGAAGAGGCGGCTCGCTATTTTCGCACCTCGCTCCAGTTGGACCCAGACCAGCCGGAAGTGTGGAGCTATTTCGGGCTCGCCTCGGCGTACGCCGGTCATATCGAAAAAGGGCTCATCTCTTCGCGCGTGGCAGTCAGCCTGTATCCGGGCGATTTGTTTATCGAAACGAATCACGGTGTGCTGTTGTTCCATGCGAAGCGGTTTGCCGAAGCGCGCGACTGGTTTGATCGTCTTGTGCGCCGCGAGCGGCGGGATGCCCAGCTTTGGTATGAGCGGGCCTGCTGCGATCGGGAGCTCGGCCGAAGGCGCAAGGCGGAACGCGGCTTTTGCGTCGCCAAAGCGCTCGACCCGCAGGAACCGTACCCGTATTTGATGTTGGCTGACTTGTATGATGACGACGGTGATCGGGAAAAAGCGAAAGCGGTGTTGGAAGAGGGATTGGCCGCCGCCTGGCGGTTGGCGCCGCTTTACGTCCGCCTTGGCGATCTCTATATGGAGGAAGGAGAGGCGGAACAAGCGGTTTCGTGCTACGAAGAGGCGATCCGCCATGACAGCGATGACGTGTTCGCCCATCTCGGCTTGGCGGCCGCCCTCGCGGAGCGCGGGGATGTGGAAGCGGCGCGCCGGTATGTAATCAAGCAGCGCACCCGTTTTGCCAACAACAGCGAATATTGGCTGAACGCGGGAAGATGGCTTGTCGCCCATGGGTTCGCCGACGAGGGGGAAGGACGCGAGACGGCGCTGTCGTGGTTGGAAGAAGGGTTGCGTCTGGCTGAGTTTGAGGCGGAAGAAGCGTACGAGTTTTACCTTGATCAGCTGGCAACGCCGTCTTTAGAGGAACGCGGCCGGGCGTTTTTAGAGCAGCTTGTCTCGGCTCGCCCGACACTCGCTTCGGCCCATTCCGCTCTCGGCGCCCTTTATGAACGGCAAGGCCGGCCGTCGAAGGCCATGGCGTTTTACCGAGAAGCTGCCGCCATGGGCCATGCGCTTTCCCTCTTCCGGCTCGCGGAGCTGTGCGCCTCGCTTGGACGCCACGAAGAGGCGAAACAACAGTATGAGGCTTGTCTCAAAGCCGATCCATCGTTTGTCCTTTGCCATTTTCGCTTAGCTTCACTCTATGAGGCGGAAGAAAACGAAGAGCGGCAGCACGCGCATTTGCTTCAGGCGGTGCGCTTGGCCCCGAAGCGCATCGATATGGAGCAGCTTGCCGCGATCGCGGAGCCTTCCGCGCTTCTCCGCGCGTTGGCTGACGCCCGTCCGCATGCAGGGGAGGTGTGGTATTACGACAGCCTTGGATATGTTTATGGAGCGCTTGAGCGCCGCGATCAAGAAAAGGCGGCCGTCGAGAAGGCGCTTGCTCTTGACCCGGACCATCCTGAAGTGCTCCGCCATTGGGCGATGGTGCTGATCGCGGAAGGAAGCCAAAAAGAGGCGGCGAAACTGCTCGAACAGTTGATGGTGCGCCATCCGGACGATGAATCGTTGTACCCGTTGTATGTGGCTCTCTTTCCGAAAACGATGCGCGGCTTAGGGAAGCTGCGCCATCGACTCGAGCGGCTGAAGGCAAGCCGCGAGGCGAAAAGCGTGATGTATCGGAACACTGCCTCGGCTCTTTTCCCGTATTTTGGCGAGGAGAAGGGGGGGCATGACGAACCGGTGCGATGGTGGACAAAAGCGAAAGAATGGGTCGGCACCGTTGTCTTGTTTTCGATTGTGACCGATTTCTACGACGAAGCGATTCGCCTCAACCGCAGCGATGCGGAAGCCTACAGGCGGCTCGCCCGCTTATATGCCGCGCTCGAATTGGACAGCGATGCCGTGAAAACGTGGCGCAAAGCGCTCGCCCGCGTTTGGGATCCGTCTTTGGCGCAAGAATTTGTGGAATATTTATTGGCCGCCGATGAGGAAAGAAAACGCGAGGAAGCGAAGCGCTGGCTGGAGCGGCTGCTGGCTGATGACCCGGATGATGTCGACCTGCGCGTGTTGCAGGCGGTCGTTTGGCTTCAAGAAGGACAGCGCGAGAAAGCCGAGCGGCAGCTCGAGGAGACTGTGGCGGAAGAACCGCTCGCCCGTGAGGCGCTCATGTTGCTTGGCGAGCATTATATGGAAACGGGCCGCTATCAAGAAGCAGCGGCGCTTTGGGAGCGCTATGCTGATTGGTATCCTGAGGATGAAGAGTTCCATATGCAGCTTGCGGCTGTTTATGAAGAAGCGGGGCGCATCGATCAGGCGCTCGCGACCATCGAGCGGTGCGTCCATATGGCCAACGATGCCCGGCTTCGCTACGAACGAGCCCGCTATCTCGCACTGCTTGGACGCTTCGATGAGGCGAAAGAAGAGCTTCGGGCGGCGCTGGCGGCCGATGAAAGCGGGGAGCTGGCCGTCTTGGCAGCCGACGAGCCGGCATTTCACCGCTTGGAGCGGATGTGA
- the pepF gene encoding oligoendopeptidase F, translated as MKRWLLGLAAVLLFASPWPASAAETAYEWNLADIYPSEAEWMHDYKAVQNALPKLAAFEGKLDDEKTIAKLFALNEQTARKLEKLALYTHLKRDLNIEDEAAARLGAKVEALAAQYAAKTAFIEPELLALPERTLKKLQTSKELKAYRYYFHELREQKPHTLTKREERLLAKLSPVLGEAENIYDHAVRGDYEPPSVTMPNGKTVTLTDDQYAAMLEHPDRRYRKAAFEAKAKSYEALEQTAAATLYASVKADELYANVRRYPSGLAAALAADDVPKEVFDNLIAATRRHLPALHRYIELRRRALGLDRVHSYDLYVPLVGETAKSIPVETAKTFIVEGLKPLGADYIKQVHRAFQERWLDVFPRPKKYTGGYNTGAYDTHPFILLNYNGSLDGVLTMAHELGHAMHSVYTNRAQPYHYSGHSIFTAEVASTANEWLMLDYLYKQAKTKEEKLRLLVEQIEQIRGTLYTQVMYSEFERMIHDKVRQGGSLTADELNHLWLGLLKTYYGPAYAADPGAARGWLRIPHFYDAFYVYKYATSLAASYTIVSGIQTDASGKAVKRYTQFLRSGASDDPIRLLKRVGVDMTSPEPIERVLGHFAELVDELDRQLPSQNRQRSI; from the coding sequence ATGAAGCGCTGGCTTCTTGGGCTCGCCGCTGTGCTTCTTTTCGCCTCCCCATGGCCGGCATCAGCCGCCGAAACCGCATACGAATGGAACCTAGCCGACATTTATCCATCCGAAGCCGAGTGGATGCACGACTACAAGGCGGTGCAAAACGCCTTGCCGAAACTGGCGGCGTTTGAAGGAAAACTCGATGATGAAAAGACGATCGCCAAACTGTTCGCCCTCAACGAACAAACGGCCCGCAAGCTCGAAAAACTGGCGCTTTACACCCATTTAAAACGCGATCTGAACATTGAAGACGAGGCAGCGGCCCGGCTTGGGGCAAAAGTAGAAGCGCTCGCCGCCCAATATGCGGCGAAAACAGCGTTCATCGAGCCGGAACTGCTCGCCCTACCCGAGCGGACGCTCAAGAAGCTCCAAACGAGCAAAGAGCTGAAAGCGTACCGCTATTACTTCCATGAGTTGCGCGAGCAAAAGCCGCATACGCTTACGAAACGCGAAGAACGGCTGCTCGCGAAACTATCGCCGGTGCTCGGCGAGGCGGAGAACATTTATGACCACGCCGTCCGCGGCGATTACGAGCCGCCGTCTGTCACGATGCCGAATGGAAAAACAGTGACATTGACCGACGACCAATACGCCGCCATGCTCGAGCACCCGGACCGCCGCTATCGAAAGGCGGCGTTTGAAGCGAAAGCGAAAAGCTATGAGGCGCTCGAGCAGACCGCCGCGGCGACGTTGTACGCCTCGGTCAAAGCGGACGAATTGTATGCGAACGTGCGCCGCTATCCATCCGGCCTGGCCGCCGCTCTGGCCGCCGACGATGTCCCGAAGGAAGTGTTCGACAACTTAATCGCCGCCACCCGCCGCCATTTGCCGGCGCTGCACCGCTATATCGAATTGCGGCGGCGCGCGCTCGGGCTTGACCGCGTTCACAGCTATGATTTGTACGTGCCGCTTGTCGGCGAAACGGCGAAATCGATCCCAGTTGAAACAGCGAAAACGTTCATTGTCGAAGGGCTCAAGCCGCTCGGCGCCGACTATATCAAACAGGTGCACCGAGCGTTTCAAGAGCGATGGCTTGATGTCTTCCCGCGCCCGAAAAAATATACCGGCGGCTACAACACGGGAGCGTATGACACCCATCCGTTCATCTTGCTCAATTACAACGGTTCGCTTGATGGCGTATTGACGATGGCTCACGAGCTTGGGCACGCCATGCATTCCGTCTACACGAACCGCGCGCAGCCGTACCATTATTCCGGTCATTCGATTTTCACCGCCGAAGTCGCCTCGACCGCGAACGAATGGCTCATGCTCGATTATTTGTACAAACAGGCGAAAACAAAAGAAGAAAAACTCCGCCTGCTCGTCGAACAAATCGAGCAAATCCGCGGCACGTTGTACACGCAAGTGATGTATTCCGAATTTGAACGGATGATTCATGACAAAGTGCGCCAAGGCGGCAGTCTGACAGCGGACGAACTGAACCATCTTTGGCTTGGCCTGCTGAAAACGTATTACGGCCCGGCGTACGCCGCCGATCCCGGCGCCGCGCGCGGCTGGCTGCGCATCCCACATTTTTATGACGCCTTTTATGTATACAAATATGCCACTTCGCTCGCGGCGTCGTACACCATTGTGAGCGGCATCCAAACCGATGCAAGCGGCAAGGCGGTGAAGCGGTACACACAATTTTTGCGCTCCGGCGCATCCGATGATCCGATCCGTCTGCTCAAGCGAGTCGGAGTGGATATGACAAGCCCCGAACCGATCGAGCGGGTCTTAGGTCATTTCGCCGAACTCGTTGACGAACTCGATCGACAGCTGCCAAGCCAAAACCGTCAGCGGTCTATATAG
- a CDS encoding aldo/keto reductase, translating to MERIRLADDLTFSRLIHGCWRLADWGYSREQLLGLIEFCLERGITTFDHADIYGDYTCESRFGEALALKPSLRGQIEIVTKCGIKLPSKYGMKLYDTSKNHIIASVEQSLRHFHTDYIDVLLIHRPDPFMNPEEVAEAFLQLKQDGKVRYFGVSNFKRSQWEMLQSYLPFPLVTNQIEVSAYQLENLEDGTVDLCLEKRIPPMVWSPLTGGVIFSADDDRAVRLRGTLEQVRGEVGAETIDEVLYAWLLVHPARMMPIVGSGKQERIERAVRALSLPLSREQWFAILQSSMGHDVP from the coding sequence ATGGAACGAATTCGGTTGGCGGACGATTTGACGTTTTCCCGCCTCATTCACGGCTGTTGGCGGCTTGCGGACTGGGGCTATTCGCGCGAGCAGCTGCTCGGGCTCATTGAATTTTGTCTTGAGCGCGGCATTACGACGTTTGACCATGCTGATATTTACGGCGACTATACGTGTGAATCGCGCTTTGGCGAAGCCCTGGCGTTAAAGCCAAGCTTGCGCGGTCAGATCGAGATCGTGACGAAATGCGGCATCAAGCTGCCATCGAAGTACGGGATGAAATTATACGATACAAGCAAAAATCATATCATCGCTTCGGTTGAGCAATCCCTTCGACACTTCCATACCGATTATATTGATGTATTGCTTATCCACCGCCCGGATCCGTTTATGAACCCGGAAGAGGTGGCCGAGGCGTTTCTCCAACTCAAGCAGGATGGAAAAGTGCGCTATTTTGGCGTTTCCAACTTTAAACGTTCGCAGTGGGAAATGCTTCAGTCGTATTTGCCGTTTCCGCTCGTGACCAACCAAATCGAAGTATCGGCGTATCAGTTGGAAAATCTTGAAGACGGCACCGTTGACCTTTGCCTTGAGAAGCGCATTCCGCCAATGGTATGGTCGCCGCTCACCGGCGGGGTGATTTTTTCCGCTGACGATGACCGGGCGGTGCGGTTGCGCGGGACGCTTGAACAAGTGCGGGGTGAGGTGGGCGCTGAGACGATCGACGAAGTGTTGTACGCGTGGCTTCTCGTTCATCCAGCGCGGATGATGCCGATTGTCGGCTCGGGGAAACAAGAACGCATCGAGCGGGCGGTGCGGGCGTTGTCGCTTCCGCTTTCCCGCGAGCAATGGTTCGCTATCTTACAAAGCTCCATGGGGCATGATGTGCCGTAA
- the yidC gene encoding membrane protein insertase YidC: MKKWVLVLLGAVLLLAGCNRNEPIDEHSQGIWNHYFVYPMSKLLLTLGHWFGDNYGIAIIVLTLIVRFCLLPLILKQFRASIAMQKLRPELMKLQEKYKSKDPETQRKLQQEMMQLYQKHGVNPASGCLSVLIQMPIFMALYYAISRTQEIKTHSFLWVELGHRDPYFILPVLAALTTFISLRLSPSMAEEQMPQMAMMSYIMPVMIFIGASSVPSALSLYWVVGGCFSIIQSLILRAQMKAAKAAENS; this comes from the coding sequence ATGAAAAAATGGGTATTGGTGCTGCTTGGCGCCGTTTTGCTTCTTGCCGGCTGTAACCGCAACGAACCGATCGACGAACATAGTCAAGGCATTTGGAACCATTATTTTGTCTATCCAATGTCGAAGCTTCTTTTGACGCTTGGGCACTGGTTTGGCGACAATTACGGCATCGCCATTATCGTGCTGACGCTCATCGTCCGCTTTTGCTTGCTGCCGCTCATTTTGAAGCAGTTCCGCGCATCGATCGCCATGCAAAAACTGCGCCCGGAGCTTATGAAGCTGCAAGAAAAATATAAAAGCAAAGACCCGGAAACGCAGCGCAAGCTCCAGCAAGAAATGATGCAGCTGTATCAAAAGCACGGCGTCAACCCGGCGAGCGGCTGCCTGTCGGTGCTCATTCAAATGCCGATTTTTATGGCGCTGTATTACGCGATTTCGCGGACGCAAGAAATTAAAACGCATTCGTTCTTATGGGTCGAGCTCGGTCATCGCGATCCGTATTTCATTTTGCCTGTTTTAGCGGCGTTGACGACGTTCATCTCGCTCCGCCTGTCGCCGTCGATGGCTGAAGAACAAATGCCGCAAATGGCGATGATGTCGTACATCATGCCGGTTATGATTTTTATCGGCGCCAGCTCCGTTCCATCGGCGCTGTCGCTCTATTGGGTCGTCGGCGGCTGCTTCTCGATCATCCAGTCGCTCATTTTGCGTGCTCAAATGAAAGCGGCCAAAGCGGCGGAAAACAGCTAA
- a CDS encoding cysteine hydrolase family protein, whose translation MNKALINIDYTVDFIADHGALTCGKPGQAIEKELVRVTKQFIDNGDFVVFAIDKHVAGDDYHPETKLFPPHNIEGTEGRKLYGELEEVYQANKHKDNVYWMDKTHYSAFAGTDLELKLRERGITEVHLVGCCTDICVLHTAVDAYNKGFRIVVHRRAVASFDAAGHEWALRHFRHTLGAKIVE comes from the coding sequence ATGAACAAAGCGCTTATTAACATCGACTACACCGTCGATTTCATCGCTGATCATGGCGCGCTTACATGCGGGAAACCGGGGCAGGCGATTGAAAAAGAGCTCGTGCGGGTGACGAAACAGTTTATTGACAACGGTGATTTTGTCGTCTTTGCCATTGACAAACATGTGGCGGGAGACGACTATCATCCGGAAACGAAGTTGTTTCCGCCGCATAACATTGAAGGGACGGAGGGGCGAAAGCTGTACGGGGAGCTCGAAGAGGTGTATCAAGCAAATAAGCATAAAGACAACGTCTACTGGATGGACAAAACGCACTACAGCGCGTTCGCCGGGACCGATTTGGAGCTGAAATTGCGCGAAAGAGGCATCACGGAAGTGCATTTGGTCGGCTGCTGCACCGATATTTGCGTCCTCCATACGGCGGTCGATGCGTACAACAAAGGATTTCGCATCGTCGTCCACCGGCGGGCGGTGGCGAGCTTCGACGCGGCGGGACACGAATGGGCGCTCCGCCATTTTCGCCATACGCTAGGCGCGAAAATAGTGGAATAA
- a CDS encoding metal-dependent hydrolase: MRYSSHVIATLCLGAAAAAHTKLPFTAAYTVGLVIGSLLPDIDEPSSYVGRRSFGVAGKVKEAFGHRGMTHSLIVWGVLAALVWRDSASPFTAGLVLGYLFHIVEDFFSVQGVPLFWPFSSKRWKVPLYRTGKGMEKALVGIAWIAFVYFGVNGLFHEWWWSWLSMW; encoded by the coding sequence TTGCGATACTCCAGCCATGTCATTGCCACATTATGCCTCGGCGCGGCGGCGGCCGCGCATACAAAGCTGCCGTTTACCGCCGCCTATACGGTGGGGCTTGTCATCGGCAGCCTTCTTCCTGACATTGACGAGCCGTCGTCATACGTCGGCCGCCGTTCGTTCGGCGTCGCGGGGAAAGTAAAAGAAGCGTTCGGCCATCGCGGCATGACGCATTCGCTCATCGTTTGGGGGGTGCTTGCCGCCCTCGTCTGGCGCGACTCGGCGTCGCCGTTTACCGCTGGGCTCGTGCTCGGCTACTTGTTTCATATTGTGGAAGACTTTTTTTCTGTTCAAGGGGTGCCGCTGTTTTGGCCGTTTTCGTCCAAGCGGTGGAAAGTGCCGCTCTATCGGACGGGAAAAGGGATGGAGAAAGCATTGGTTGGCATCGCTTGGATCGCATTCGTCTATTTTGGCGTCAACGGCTTGTTTCACGAATGGTGGTGGTCATGGTTGTCGATGTGGTAA